Proteins from a single region of Sebastes fasciatus isolate fSebFas1 chromosome 13 unlocalized genomic scaffold, fSebFas1.pri SUPER_13_unloc_1, whole genome shotgun sequence:
- the LOC141763563 gene encoding MBT domain-containing protein 1-like isoform X1, translating to MENPGELVERPSRRHRDSFSVDGVDEDGSSCSSESSGGSGVSSPEDSDEDEPQLTPSSSSSSSLTLIRTNGQLYTYPDGKTGMATCEMCGMVGVRDAFYSKTKRFCSVSCSRSFSSNSKKASILARLQGKPPTKKAKVLQKQPLMTKLASYAQHHANQQGGVKKSVTMETFDWGRYLGDGDVAGAPVSCFKHVPMGKSWGDISEGVRVEVTNTDSGLPMKVYWIAGIIKLAGTLITLI from the exons GTGGAGCGTCCGTCCAGGAGGCACCGTGACTCCTTCAGTGTGGACGGCGTGGACGAGGACGggagcagctgcagcagtgagTCCAGCGGGGGGAGCGGCGTCTCCAGTCCCGAGGACAGCGACGAAGACGAGCCTCAACtcaccccctcctcttcctcctcttcctccctcactcTCATCAGGACCAACGGACAGCTGTACACCTACCCAGACGGCAAGACGGGCATGG cgACCTGTGAGATGTGCGGGATGGTCGGGGTCAGAGATGCTTTCTACAGTAAAACCAAACGCTTCTGCAGCGTCTCGTGTTCCAGGAGCTTCTCGTCCAACTCCAAGAAGGCCAGCATCCTCGCCAGACTGCAG GGGAAGCCTCCCACTAAGAAGGCCAAGGTTCTACAGAAACAGCCTCTGATGACCAAACTAGCGTCCTACGCTCAGCACCACGCCAACCAGCAGGGCGGCGTCAAGAAGAGCG tAACCATGGAGACGTTCGACTGGGGGCGTTACCTTGGAGACGGAGACGTGGCGGGAGCACCGGTCAGCTGCTTCAAACAC GTGCCGATGGGGAAGTCGTGGGGTGACATCAGTGAAGGCGTCCGGGTCGAGGTCACCAACACCGACAGCGGTCTGCCCATGAAGGTCTACTGGATCGCTGGCATCATCAAACTGGCCGGTACACTGATCACTCTAATATAG
- the LOC141763563 gene encoding MBT domain-containing protein 1-like isoform X2 translates to MENPGELVERPSRRHRDSFSVDGVDEDGSSCSSESSGGSGVSSPEDSDEDEPQLTPSSSSSSSLTLIRTNGQLYTYPDGKTGMATCEMCGMVGVRDAFYSKTKRFCSVSCSRSFSSNSKKASILARLQGKPPTKKAKVLQKQPLMTKLASYAQHHANQQGGVKKSVTMETFDWGRYLGDGDVAGAPVSCFKHVGADGEVVG, encoded by the exons GTGGAGCGTCCGTCCAGGAGGCACCGTGACTCCTTCAGTGTGGACGGCGTGGACGAGGACGggagcagctgcagcagtgagTCCAGCGGGGGGAGCGGCGTCTCCAGTCCCGAGGACAGCGACGAAGACGAGCCTCAACtcaccccctcctcttcctcctcttcctccctcactcTCATCAGGACCAACGGACAGCTGTACACCTACCCAGACGGCAAGACGGGCATGG cgACCTGTGAGATGTGCGGGATGGTCGGGGTCAGAGATGCTTTCTACAGTAAAACCAAACGCTTCTGCAGCGTCTCGTGTTCCAGGAGCTTCTCGTCCAACTCCAAGAAGGCCAGCATCCTCGCCAGACTGCAG GGGAAGCCTCCCACTAAGAAGGCCAAGGTTCTACAGAAACAGCCTCTGATGACCAAACTAGCGTCCTACGCTCAGCACCACGCCAACCAGCAGGGCGGCGTCAAGAAGAGCG tAACCATGGAGACGTTCGACTGGGGGCGTTACCTTGGAGACGGAGACGTGGCGGGAGCACCGGTCAGCTGCTTCAAACACGTAg GTGCCGATGGGGAAGTCGTGGGGTGA